From the Scylla paramamosain isolate STU-SP2022 chromosome 13, ASM3559412v1, whole genome shotgun sequence genome, the window CATTTTGTTGCTTATGACCTGTTCTGTTGACCACAAACTACTGCTGAGCTAATGTTCTGTCTCAAGCTATGCCAGGAGGGACCTAGAGGCCGCCATTCTTTACTTACCTGAGCAAGGAAGGACTGCCTCTCTGCATCACCCTGGAAAAAGTGAATACCATTGTTGAAAGTAAGTGTATCAATGCTGCTTATCTAATAATATATGCATACACAAGATTTAAATTATATGTATACTggtgtgaataaaaaaaatccaacacCACAAGTTCAGGAAAGAAATTGATAAATGTGTAGATGATCTTACCTCCTTGCATGATCTTGtatattaatttctctttctcatatgCAAGTTGCTTTATATTAGAGTTTACACTAGGAAATATTCTGTTTTTGATACCAGAATATTATCATCATAACTATCACTCTTATTATCCTCAAAGAACTATGCTTCATATAACAACAATGTATACTCATGGAAAATTGGATAGTTCttacattttacattgattcgtTCTCAAATAAAAGCACTTGAAATCATAACAGTCTTGAAGATCGCCTTGTCAGGTTTACAAAATAAACTCTCCTTCCTGATGTGCATAACAGAGCAAGATTTATTGATGTAAAGTTGTTGACACAGACCACATTGTTCCCTGACCTTAAACATGTTTACCTGACCTGCCGTGcttggtgacacacacacacacacacacacacacacactctctctctctctctctctctctctctctctctctctctctctctctctctctctctctctccctctctcacagacACACTGCACAAAATCGAGCAACCTGGTATTTTTTAATTGATGCTGAATACAGGTGACAGCAAAGCatttaagggagaaagaaagactcATCTATCTTTCAAAGTAATACCTAAATAGTGCATGAAACAAAAAAGCCCAGCCCTTCTCTACTTCCCATGGAGTGTATGAGGAAAAATCAACCTAGTGAGAGAGTGACCTTGGACATAATTCACAGCTTCTTGCAATTCTTCTTGCAGgtagtttatatttttcatgtctacaataaaacattcattatccTTATTTGATGCTTTCTTTTGTCTATTTTAATACTTTGTAGCAAGCTATGGGTGAAACATGTACTCAACATGTACCTCCCTATACTGGAGGCTGGCCACTGGCTTTGAAGTGCTCCATGGGGGATAACAAAGTTCCAAAGGGCAGGGAACTTTGgggcaacacacacaagcagcTGAACCTTGACACATGGGTCAGGACAAATGTTCAGATTTATACTCAAGAAAGTTATGTGTGGAAAAGAGGCAATGGAGGAAAACTAAATTCACTTATTGAAGTGAATAAGAATGCAATGAAGTATTACATGCCTATAGGCAGAGAATGGTGCAAGTTAGTGGAAGAGCAGTGAAGGCGAGGGCTTGTGGCATGAGAGATCCACTCAGCCACTACCTAAAGATGACTCGTAGCCTTGGCTCGGCCCTGCAGGTGACAGGTGacaccccccatcacccccaacCCCCTTGCAGGGTCACCCAAGGCAGTAGGCACAGGCTGAAGGGTCAGTGGCTTGCCTGTGACCTCAAGGTATGGAGTTTTCTCCCTTACAAAATAATACAGTATACACATTGATGAACACCTGCAAAGCAAGAGACACTTTTTGCtgtgctggtgttgtggtgttgaaaGTGTTGAACTTAGCAGCAGAAAACATCACTCACCGAGCCTGGCGGTGAGCGTTCAAAGCGATCTTTACTACATCATGCAATGCAAATTCAAACCTACATCAATTTCTCCCTAAACACTGCTTATTAGTATAATGCACTACTGATGCTGACACCCCATCTCTGTTAGCCATCCTACACACCTATGCACTAAAGCTACCAATGTTTATCATACACCATATGCAGGGCCatcaaaatacagaaaaaaatatataatttgtgGCCTTACATTATGTTCAACCCTGCATACAATTACacttaactatatatatatatatatatatatatatatatatatatatatatatatatatatatatatatatatatatatatatatatatatatatatatatatatatatctttttccaCTGGTCTGTaaagcactcacacacacacacacacacaaacacacatgcagGAAGAGATGTGAGGCCTGATGACACAGACAGCAGTGATCCCCTGTATACCTGTCTGGCCACCTCATTCCCTCTGGCAGTGACACCTGTAATCAAGCCTGCACCTCCCCCTCTCATAGCTGCCATACGGAGAAATGTGATGATGATCTGCATGGGAGATGAACATCCTGTGTATGTATGCTCCTGCCTGAACCATCCAGTAGCCAGTGAAGGATCAGAACACCTTCCTAAATTCTAAGGCTACATTCCTACTGTATGCTTGTGCTTGTATAACATATTAACACATGACTTGCAGCAGCTGTTTTATAATCAAGAGTGAAGCTTGTAATTCTAATGGGAAAACTGGTGCTTTTTAAGGAACTATACACATATAAAGCTCTAATGCATGGGCACCTCAGTCCAGTAGGagcacaagaacacacacaactGTCCACATGTGTGTCTGTTGAGTAGAAGCATGTAGGAGTGCAAGAGCTTCAAGAATGTGTACATATATGAATGATACTTGTCTCATATCTAATGCTTGGAAACTCCTAGACACAGAACTTTTCTGTATTCTTAGGGTGGGAAATAAgctgtgttttttgagctactgGAAGAAATTACACAGTTAAGGACTGGAGTAACAGATGGTGTTGTCAGTGATCTACAGTTAGTCAATTCAAGACGTGTCAGTCTCCACACAGGAAAGTTCTGTATCTGGAATCAATGGTTTATGCCAGTAGATATCATGACCATGAAATGAACCAAGCCTGGAACTTTGTCTTAGCATAATGAACACAGATTAATCCTAATACATAAGTCCACTATCACCTCTCAGTGTCATTGAGAGCTTGTGAGTGATAACCACAAAAGAGAGATATGTATGGTTTCTCCGCCCTACCTTACTGCAGTGATCTATGCCACTGACAGCAGTACAGAGCATACCATCTTTGTATGTGTTGCACTGCTCCAAGGAAAGAGCACACACAACTCAACTAACACAAGTACAGTACATGAGTTTAGCCCCCACTGTGTGTAGGAGAGCTTGTGTACTGTCAACTTGATACTGTGCTACCTTCCTGTGTTGTAGTGATAAACATTCCCTTCATCCCCCACAAGTGGCATCTAATCACCACAAGCACCCACCAGGGAATGTTCAGATCATTACCTCAGTGACTACATTACACAAAAAACTGGTGACTGAAAAACAATCTGATTTTGTGACATCTAGAGGGATACACTTAATACATCCTCAGTGAAACAAACTCTTTGCACTAGAACTTATTTTTGGTGACTATGAAACTcatatggataaaaaaaattccttctACATAGTTTCCTTTAAGAAAGAGAGTACACAAACTTTATCTTTTAAGTAATTTACTTACTATATCCTAAGCTGCTAACCTTTCCCATTTCTTCATAGTAAGCACACTCTTTAGTCCTTGACAGGTATAACAAATGGTAAAGTAATCACATCATAGTACAAGttatcaaaaaatatatacagtatatactgTACTATTAACACATCACAATGACATACTATATGAAAACACGCAACACAAAACAGGTTCAAAAGGAACTGTTATAAAACAAGATATTGGCAAAACTCTCTCCTTACATGAAATGAGTGGCAGTTTGTTCTATTGTTGTAGCATTGAGGAGCATCACTTCACTCACTTAGAAAAGTCATCATCTGAGGCCTTGTGTTAGTTACCTCAGAAACTACCACAGTGGGTTGGAATAGTTGCATAATTAAATATGTAGTAATAACtgcctctcttttatctcttataCATATAGCTGCTCTACTGAATAtggaaaagcacacacacacacacacacacacacacacacacacacacacacacacacacacacacacacacatacacagagggGCCAATCTAAGCAGCAGAGATATGTGTCACTACAAAACATGTGTCCTTAtgtattctctcttccctcaacaCACGCCTGCTCCCGCCACCATCCTTCTGACCCCAGCACATGCATGGCAGTGAGTGACGGAGAGAGTATGACAGTCTTGCCACATTAGAACATTCACATCATATGCAAGGCAGATTCTATTTTGATAATTACCACACCAAAGTGCTACATGTATTGTATTCTGTTTATATAATTTGATGCAACAAAGTGTACTCTATATGCACTTCCCATGAggatcttccttcctctatacATATTCCAGTGTCACTTGTATATCACTGAAATAAGGACTGTAGATGTTATTTTCTCATTCACACAACCCTATTATAAACCCATAAGAAATTCCTTGTCTTGCCTTGAAGTAAAGTGATTAAAAGATTTTCTGCATGCCACTGCAACAACTAAGGTCACATGGCTTGATGCACTATGACTTAAGAACACATGACATTAAGCCAGAACATCTTTACTGTGGTTCTCCATTTGCAGCTCAGGCAGGGAGAGTACCACACCTCATCCACATCCTCACTGCATGCATGGCTGATATTTTCACATTCTCAACATGCCCAAAGTCTCATAAAGCAGACACCATCATTTTCCTAACAGTGTCACAATCAGTGTGGGAGCAGtgaaggctgctgctgctgttgctgctactgctgctactggcCCCCATGATTCACACAGGAAAATTTAGTGTGTGGGTATGTATGGtaatttaaaacacacacacacacacacacacaccaaataccTCACCAGGCTCCTTTTATACTTCGAGAAAAGCTTACAAGAATATACGGTGAAAAATACTTTGGCACAAACTACATGTCGATCATAATTATCTCATTTTACATTATCATCCATAGCAAAAATACTGCGGCTTTCTCGTGTACACTTACATCTAGTACTGTCATAACTTTGATCATGGTGACAGTAATCTGTAGTAATagccttgttgttgttagtttacAGCTAGTGTTCAGTTCACACTGGAGACAAGCAGGACAGCACACAATTCTAATCTTTATCATTGATCTGGGAGAGTGACAGGGAGGTGGAGAAATAGATAGagcactggcagagagagagagagagagagagagagagagagagagagagagagagagagagagagagagagagagagagagagagagagagagagagagagagagagagagattcctccAAATACCTTCCAAGGGATAAGCATTATATATAATGCTAATTACGCAAATTGTAAGttaaaacaagaaagacaagTGGAATAAAGCCCTTAACAAATGCAACAGTGCAGAAATAGCCATGTGTATCTCAACTTACAAGAGAACACAGACTAAGACTCTTCAGTACCAGAAATAAAGACCACAAGACTCCACAGAAATgccaagaaaactgaaaaaaaataataaaggaaacttACATTAAGGAACATAAAACGAGACAGTAAAACAAGCGGAGGTTCTTGAGACACTTTCATGATGCTTCTggtcttgtcttcctttgttgTCTCACCATGCTACTCTCCATCAACTCTGTGAAGGaatatagtagtggtagtgacagtgttctagtagtagtggtagtagtagtagtagtagtttgttaaAGAAAGCAAAATCTTTTAAATTGTTCATACTTTAACATCTCTTCTAGGAAATCCTAACTATGATCTTAATAATCTTCAAGACAGTCCTTAAGATATCAGACACagaaatagacaaaaagaaaaaaaaaaacagatagacaaagaaacCTAATCAGAAACAGGACGATGTACTTTATATCATCATTCCTTTATACTCAGAAGTCAAATTGGTATATTATTTAACACTAATACATGCACATAATAAATCACTAAACATCTGACTTCTGATCATAAAGGAACAATAAGATAAGGTACATAGACAGTAACATCAGGCATGGAATACAAGAAATGCCAAAGCAAACCTCCATTCCTGACCTCTCTATGGGTCACAGCAGGTCACACACTAAGAGGTGCCTGCTGGGGGACTCTGAGTGACCTCCTGACACAGCTCCATGAAGGCAGGGTCTCGCATCACATCATGGATCATCTCCTTCAGCATAAAGTAGCGGGGTACAATAGGGTACATCTTGCTCTCAACGTAGTCATCCTGAAACACAAGAGATGAATATACAGTACATGTTTAAGGCATTCCTATTCATTCTTAGTTCATATCAGCAGAAGTTTCGATAACTGCATACACTACTGCCTTTGTTATTTTGCCTCTTATGCATGATATTGAAAAGTAATCatcatatttattttgcttaatgttgttcttttccatTAAGGGGCTGGATGGCTTCAGTCTCTCTTACTTTTTGCAGTCATAGTGTGATGTTTATTCTCCAGGTCTTCTCTGGTCTTTCTACTAGTCTATTACTTATTGCCTCTTATTCTATTGCTTTTCTGAGTACATGTatggtcctcctcttcttctttcttactcaTTCAATCTCTCACTATGAACTTCTTGTCACAGAACCAAAAGCTTTACCAATCAATATCTCATTCACTCATTGACTCATTCTTCTCCTACCAATCAatgtctcactcactcactgactcatgCTACCCACACCTGGTGCTCCTCACCTTCAGCTCTCTCATGAGGGTGCGGAGGGACGAGTACTTCCTCAGGAGGCGGTACAACTCGTTGATGAGGGAGTGGTTCTCCTCCAGAATCTGTGAAGTGGTCATACCTGCAACACAAAATGCCAGTTATCAGCCTGACTCAATCCTGCAGAAACATCCATAGTTGtatacaaatacacaaatacaatCAGTGAGATCTGCTGTGGGTCATTCACAGGGGATAGAAAGAGTATTTAgatgaggaataagaaaggTTAGATGGCAGGATATGTAACACAAGGCAATCATTACACTCAAGAGTATTTGCTATGAGTTATTCATGAAGGAGAATAGTATtcggaaaaggaatgaaaagagtgAGATGGAAGGAATCACTAGTAtaaatttttcacacttttaaTTTGTTGATAGAAGAAATTAGTaagctgcaacacaacacaacacaacacaatgcaGAATTAATGCAGGTTATCTGATGAGTAggaaaaatgaacaagaaaggTTGCACAAAaaggataacttttttttttcattctactaTCTGCAACCACACATTGTCACTAGACTCAGTAACACTCCACACTATTAGTGAAGAAAAGATTaattggagaaaaaaatgacaaagagggagggatgaaaaataCCCCCAGTTTGTCAAGCAATGATTTATTTACCAATCTATCAAATTTACTAATTTTGTTGCCCCATcacacttttatttccttttctccatattcTATTAACCTTCTCCCTTGATAATTTCCAGAATATAATTGAAAATGTTCTTTCCATAATTaatccatctattttttttctacattttttacaTCTCAACTTTTTCATCTATATAAATTAGAGAGGGCCTTTGGAGGCTGTCATTCTTatccctttattctttttttattatcatactGAATACATCAATAACCTACAAGTTAGTATCCATAAAGTAAGCTGAGCTCTTTGTTATTCCCTCAGCTTTCTTCTTactctatttattctttttgtcagtACTGTTGAAAGCAAGTCCCTCTTTACAATACATTTCATTCTTTACATAATCTAATCAGTGTTCATCTTTGCCTTTTTatgaacaatctctctctctctctctctctctctctctctctctctctctctctctctctctctctctctctctctctctctctgtgcactTTAAAACTtcttttcacctcttcttcctctcctccttccctcctcctctatcttcacACATCACCACGTCAGAGTAATTCGGGTACAACTTTTGTTCCTCCACTTTCTTAATTTACATACAAAGTGTGTCtaattttcatccttctcccaAGCGGGGGGGAGTGTGATAATGTTTATAATGAAATTCCTAACGTTATTCTATTAGGTAAAAAAATCAAGACCCGAGTTTACAAATACcattatagatagatagaaagacagattgaTAGTAAAAAAGTAGTACAATCACAGTCCAGGCTTGGAATAGACACAATAATCATGTTGTTATAAGTGCCGAGTCAACAGGAAGCTTTTAAAAGattattagacaaatttatcgATGGCggatggtaggtggaaataaattggcatattttatacagggactgccatatgCCACGTTGTTgattccctcattttcttaggTTCCTCAGCCAAGTAACCAGCAACATTTATACTCCTCTCTTGATCTCCATCATTGCAGAAAATATCAGCCAAGTTTTTAAAGGTTATGACTGAAGGAAAACGCACACAGTGGGAGTGAGTACAGTGCATGTTACTCTACTACTAACCTTTACGaataaaacaccaccaccagcatcacctaCCGTTGAGTCGCTGTGCATTCtccctctgcttctcctcctcctggtcggCGCGGTGGGGTCTTCTCCGCCTGCTCGTGGCTCCGCTGGCTCTTCTCCACAATCGAGCACGCCCTCAGCACGTAGGTCAGCACCGGCTCCTGCTTCTCCTGCCGCGGCACCTCCAGGAGTTGCCAGTATTCTGTCTCTAGCCTCACCACCTCCTGTAGATAGTAATGGGAGAAAGGACCACACATTCTTAAATGTTCCATTCTTTCATCGCGACTATTTTCGGAGGCCACAGACATAATTGATCGGGTTCCCACAGTTGTTTTTCTCAATGATAATCTTGATTGCGTGTTAAtccatcactaaaatcatgaaaacacccatggaaacaaacaaaacttctcatcacttcaattagagtctATTGAAATTAATGGAGGTAAGACGCcagtttcagaatatagtcaaTCATATTCCGAAACGCTTTTGTCCGTATCTTAACTACTTTTAAAAGGTTCTAATTGAAGTTGCGCtggttttaagtgttttataccGTTCtaattgacagattaacaagatttctacattaatgtaaggagaaacactcttgagaatccggcaatcatctctgtggcttttaaaAATCCTCGTGGTGAgcgagcaaagcgtttctgaatacgggccttgTTGGTAAGAGTGTAGAtggcaacacacagacacacgtacaTATGGCCTTGAAGTTGTAAGATTCCGTTTAAGAGTGAGAGGGCatccaatacacacacacacacacacacaca encodes:
- the LOC135106313 gene encoding LOW QUALITY PROTEIN: uncharacterized protein LOC135106313 (The sequence of the model RefSeq protein was modified relative to this genomic sequence to represent the inferred CDS: deleted 2 bases in 2 codons), with amino-acid sequence MGKTNDKKAQRCDSRSNIVGKFTQSVKRIVQEVKEEGVPADGETRDDAIATNHRLRHVRERLEAEHETARGALLTLHTPYNHSKTTWNVFTRYNLLKAMIKEVVRLETEYWQLLEVPRQEKQEPVLTYVLRACSIVEKSQRSHEQAEKTPRADQEEEKQRENAQRLNGMTTSQILEENHSLINELYRLLRKYSSLRTLMRELKDDYVESKMYPIVPRYFMLKEMIHDVMRDPAFMELCQEVTQSPPAGTS